From Nitrospiraceae bacterium, a single genomic window includes:
- a CDS encoding carboxypeptidase regulatory-like domain-containing protein: MDGYRGKRQERQWRVLPVFIVGLVLWALPSGGMVSAYQEEVVAGGGSITGVMKFEGIVPTSKSYKVTMGSNPEFCQTIADKKGFINIPKVRVSSKLHLADVVVFLQEVDRGKPLPKEGPILAVDRCQFVPRVIGTVADQNLRLAMRDPILHQIRGWEMLDNGRLPLFHIPDLGEGGEATLPLKTRRSSIIKWSCDQHSFMEGWLLLTANPYVTVSDDHGLFRLTDIPAGTHTVGAWHPVLGYQETKITLIAGRQETLELTFVSPSNP, encoded by the coding sequence ATGGATGGGTATCGGGGCAAAAGACAGGAAAGGCAATGGAGAGTCCTCCCCGTGTTCATCGTGGGGTTGGTGTTGTGGGCTCTGCCGAGCGGAGGAATGGTGAGTGCCTATCAGGAAGAGGTGGTTGCCGGTGGAGGGTCGATCACTGGCGTTATGAAATTTGAGGGAATTGTTCCAACGTCCAAATCCTATAAAGTCACCATGGGAAGCAATCCCGAATTCTGTCAGACCATTGCGGACAAAAAAGGGTTCATCAATATTCCGAAAGTCCGTGTGTCTTCCAAACTGCACCTGGCGGATGTAGTCGTTTTTCTGCAAGAAGTTGATCGTGGGAAACCTCTCCCGAAAGAAGGGCCGATCCTGGCGGTGGACCGATGTCAATTTGTGCCACGAGTCATCGGTACCGTGGCTGATCAAAATCTCCGGCTGGCTATGCGCGATCCCATTCTTCATCAGATTCGGGGGTGGGAAATGTTGGATAATGGCCGGCTGCCGCTTTTTCATATTCCCGATTTGGGAGAGGGGGGCGAAGCCACGCTTCCACTCAAAACACGGCGTAGCAGCATTATCAAATGGTCATGTGATCAACACAGCTTTATGGAAGGTTGGCTTTTGTTAACCGCGAATCCGTATGTGACGGTATCCGACGACCACGGGCTTTTTCGATTGACGGATATTCCTGCTGGCACACATACGGTCGGGGCCTGGCATCCGGTGCTGGGTTATCAGGAAACCAAGATAACGCTCATTGCGGGCCGACAGGAAACCCTCGAACTCACGTTCGTATCCC